A window from Coraliomargarita sinensis encodes these proteins:
- the rpiB gene encoding ribose 5-phosphate isomerase B, giving the protein MSERQITVSIGTDHAGFPLKAPIVALLKARGHEVIDCGCDSAESCDYPDFIRPAAEAVASGKADYGIVLGGSGNGEAIVANKVKGVRCGLCWNEWSAQMTKEHNNANCIAIGARPVPEELALKIVNKWLDSEFEGGRHERRVNKIEVD; this is encoded by the coding sequence ATGAGTGAGCGTCAGATTACAGTTTCCATCGGCACAGATCATGCCGGATTTCCCTTAAAAGCACCGATTGTGGCGCTGCTGAAAGCACGCGGCCATGAAGTCATCGATTGTGGCTGCGACTCAGCCGAGTCCTGTGACTACCCCGACTTCATCCGCCCGGCAGCGGAGGCCGTCGCCAGTGGAAAAGCGGACTACGGCATCGTGCTGGGCGGTAGCGGCAACGGGGAAGCCATTGTGGCCAACAAGGTAAAAGGCGTGCGTTGCGGGCTCTGCTGGAATGAATGGTCTGCTCAGATGACGAAAGAGCACAACAATGCCAACTGTATCGCGATCGGGGCACGCCCGGTTCCGGAGGAGTTGGCCCTTAAAATCGTCAACAAATGGCTGGATTCCGAATTCGAAGGGGGGCGCCACGAGCGACGCGTCAATAAAATAGAGGTGGACTAA
- a CDS encoding ClpP family protease — translation MSDKNKSKEEKENPIKIQETFLDERKVFLWGEVSDKSARDVTEKLLYLETKDPGKEITFYINTPGGSITAGMAIYDTMKLISSPIKVVVTGMAASMGSILLCGADKGKRLLYPHSRVLIHQPLISGQMVAVAVDIHIQAQEMERLRDELNAILAESSGQPLEKIQKDTDRDFYMTADEAIQYGLADAVVDKI, via the coding sequence ATGTCCGACAAAAACAAATCCAAAGAAGAAAAAGAGAACCCAATCAAAATTCAGGAAACTTTCCTGGATGAACGTAAAGTCTTCCTTTGGGGCGAAGTCAGCGACAAGTCGGCCCGCGATGTGACCGAGAAGCTGCTCTACCTCGAGACCAAGGATCCGGGTAAAGAAATCACTTTCTATATCAACACACCCGGCGGTTCCATCACGGCAGGCATGGCCATCTACGACACCATGAAGCTGATCAGCTCGCCAATCAAGGTAGTCGTAACGGGAATGGCTGCTAGCATGGGCTCGATCCTGCTCTGCGGCGCGGATAAGGGCAAACGCCTACTCTACCCGCACTCCCGTGTCCTCATCCACCAGCCTCTGATTTCCGGACAGATGGTGGCCGTCGCCGTCGACATCCATATTCAGGCCCAGGAAATGGAGCGCCTGCGGGACGAACTGAATGCCATCCTCGCGGAGAGCTCCGGTCAACCGCTGGAAAAGATCCAAAAGGACACCGACCGCGACTTTTACATGACCGCCGACGAGGCCATCCAATACGGTCTGGCTGACGCCGTCGTGGATAAGATATAG